Proteins from a genomic interval of Colletotrichum higginsianum IMI 349063 chromosome 6, whole genome shotgun sequence:
- a CDS encoding Hsp90-like protein, translated as MGVRIAIREQLAFLVVFAVLVGLMILSVPVWIYVNQFVTQVEGRELALTASLKASRISAELELVQTSIVTISSRILIQDSLLNFYDGNETDENWVQAKGDLNSALSVGALTGLLQGRVYSRNTTGNVHGLLNVTGARIPEIPLPYNGPSGQQAFLSDTPEGYPPALYPNITYEDLGRPNQYRNNTRAFAANAFEGVRITTNGGLLLGPMIINETTALMSITVPIRYNDQQEFILGYMTLVTTANSLIGIRNSREGLGNTGIVLLVGPTQQSNRFPAANAASNATFLPDRDTAADVPVKFVLPPNPLPGQRDRHSERSLASSNDDEPFPMKAYPAVFDSFTKRFLTPNNSSSKLATSNEQGLAVAVGFARTNTALVNWTVVVEQAKSEADAPIDTLRNIILGCVFGTAGLVILLIFPCAHLSVMPIRRLKTATEKSVQPPGYEDGYYSEYDEDDEIPGSGGISARSQRSKRDGFIAAVYKLVGYKPKEKTASEHDRDSTRRIFKIPGKVVDRKHFISDELTELTETFNAMSDELVKQYTSLDQKVLERTKELEISKKAAEAANESKTLFIANISHELKTPLNGILGMCAVCMEENDILRIKQSLKTLYKSGDLLLHLLEDLLSFSKNQIGQQLNLEEKEFRLADIKSQILTIFDKQVREGRITLTVNFLGSETIELSSSPERTSTDNRLPALGPQGTGRLKDMCLWGDQHRILQVIINLVSNSVKFTPAGGRVDVRIKCVGEVETVSANEGSRSSSFSKESRRHGRSRHRLGSNSSTQSVSSRGGSTSEPVKGTALVINPMEPKSTPHIRVRERSPTPPPPGAKAYVFEFEVEDTGPGIEEHMQQKVFEPFVQGDLGLSKKFGGTGLGLSICHQLATLMGGSISLKSTVGVGTTFNMQIPLKYVKDKASSTASSSVKSRPPSVDTIEAIESQHNPKRNSGGTPSKPSIKPASETNAKTILDQQPRLVGLSQPFFASNPARKAKRSTREQMAAIDQAMATKDNKEMKLRVLVADDNSTNIEVVSKMLKLEDVYDVTIAKDGQEAYDLVKANMDDNKGFDVIFMDIQMPNLDGLQSTKLIRKMGYTAPIVALTAFSEESNVKECMESGMDEFLSKPIRRPALKQVLKKFATIPEEPETTSLTRKTTPERATPEKPTHTNGTTAPDLNEKGDAIHPTGNGNATAPASEKILSEKGF; from the exons ATGGGCGTCAGGATCGCCATTCGTGAACAGCTGGCCTTCCTCGTGGTCTTTGCTGTTCTCGTTGGTCTGATGATCCTGTCCGTCCCCGTCTGGATCTACGTCAACCAGTTTGTCACTCAGGTTGAAGGACGCGAACTCGCCCTCACTGCATCGCTCAAGGCATCGCGTATCTCTGCCGAGCTTGAGCTCGTCCAGACCAGCATCGTCACCATATCTTCCCGAATTCTAATTCAGGACTCTTTGCTCAACTTCTACGATGGAAACGAAACCGATGAGAATTGGGTTCAGGCCAAGGGTGACCTCAACAGTGCCTTGAGTGTCGGCGCTCTCACGGGACTGCTACAAGGGAGGGTTTACTCGAGAAACACCACTGGCAACGTCCACGGTTTGCTTAACGTCACCGGAGCCAGAATCCCCGAAATTCCATTACCGTACAATGGCCCCAGCGGACAGCAGGCCTTTCTATCTGACACGCCCGAGGGCTACCCGCCCGCCCTCTACCCAAACATCACCTACGAGGACCTTGGACGCCCGAACCAGTACAGGAACAATACCAGGGCTTTCGCTGCCAATGCTTTCGAAGGAGTTCGTATCACGACCAATGGCGGCTTGTTGCTCGGTCCTATGATAATCAACGAGACGACCGCCCTCATGTCGATCACTGTTCCGATCCGGTACAACGATCAGCAAGAGTTCATCCTCGGATACATGACACTCGTCACCACGGCAAACTCTCTGATCGGTATTCGCAACTCTCGCGAAGGCTTGGGGAACACGGGGATAGTGTTGCTCGTCGGGCCCACGCAGCAATCCAACAGGTTTCCCGCCGCAAATGCCGCCAGCAATGCCACGTTTCTGCCTGACAGGGACACGGCGGCCGATGTGCCAGTGAAATTCGTCCTCCCGCCTAACCCCCTGCCCGGCCAGCGCGACCGACACAGTGAGCGAAGCTTGGCGAGCAGtaacgacgacgagccctTTCCCATGAAAGCTTACCCGGCGGTTTTCGACTCCTTCACCAAAAGATTCCTTACACCCAACAACTCAAGCTCCAAGCTTGCAACAAGTAACGAACAGGGTCTTGCAGTCGCCGTGGGCTTCGCTAGAACCAACACCGCCCTTGTTAACTGGACTGTCGTGGTAGAACAAGCCAAATCAGAGGCCGACGCGCCCATCGACACGCTCCGTAACATCATCCTGGGATGTGTGTTCGGCACTGCCGGTCTTGTCATTCTACTCATCTTCCCCTGTGCGCATCTCAGTGTGATGCCGATCAGGAGACTcaagacggcgacggagaagTCTGTTCAGCCTCCAGGCTACGAGGACGGGTACTACTCTGAAtatgacgaagacgacgagatTCCCGGCTCGGGCGGAATATCAGCGCGGTCGCAACGGTCAAAGAGGGACGGCTTCATTGCCGCTGTATACAAGTTGGTCGGTTACAAGCCCAAGGAGAAGACAGCTTCCGAACACGACCGCGATTCAACCCGTCGCATCTTCAAGATTCCTGGCAAGGTTGTGGATCGGAAGCATTTCATTTCCGACGAACTCACCGAACTGACGGAAACATTCAATGCTATGAGCGACGAACTGGTCAAGCAATACACCTCACTGGACCAGAAAGTCTTGGAACGGACCAAAGAGCTCGAAATCAGCAAGAAGGCAGCCGAAGCCGCCAACGAAAGCAAGACCCTCTTCATTGCGAACATCTCTCACGAACTCAAGACGCCACTGAATGGTATCCTTGGAATGTGCGCGGTTTGTATGGAAGAAAACGACATCCTGAGAATAAAACAATCCCTCAAAACTCTTTATAAATCGG GTGACTTGTTACTTCATCTGCTTGAAGATCTCCTTAGCTTTTCCAAGAACCAAATCGGCCAACAACTCAATCTGGAAGAGAAGGAGTTTCGCCTGGCCGACATCAAGTCGCAGATCCTTACCATCTTTGACAAGCAGGTTAGAGAAGGCCGGATCACCTTGACTGTCAACTTTCTCGGCTCCGAGACCATTGAACTCAGCAGCAGCCCAGAGAGGACAAGCACAGACAATAGGCTGCCTGCCCTTGGCCCGCAGGGCACCGGGAGACTGAAGGATATGTGTCTCTGGGGCGACCAGCATCGCATTCTCCAGGTCATAATCAACCTGGTGAGCAACAGTGTCAAGTTCACGCCGGCAGGTGGCAGGGTAGACGTTCGCATCAAGTGTGTCGGTGAGGTGGAGACTGTATCGGCAAACGAGGGCAGCCGCTCCTCGTCGTTTTCCAAGGAGTCCAGACGTCATGGCAGGTCCCGGCACCGGCTCGGATCCAACAGTTCAACCCAGTCAGTGAGCTCCAGGGGAGGCTCAACTTCCGAGCCCGTGAAGGGTACTGCACTGGTCATCAACCCGATGGAGCCTAAGTCGACTCCGCACATCCGCGTCCGGGAACGGTctcccacgccgccgcctcctggAGCAAAGGCTTATGTCTTCGAGTTCGAAGTTGAAGATACCGGCCCGGGTATTGAGGAGCACATGCAGCAGAAGGTCTTTGAACCCTTTGTGCAAGGTGACCTTGGATTGAGCAAGAAGTTTGGTGGAACGGGTCTGGGCCTGAGCATCTGTCATCAGCTCGCAACCCTTATGGGAGGCTCAATATCCCTAAAGAGCACCGTCGGGGTCGGTACGACATTCAATATGCAGATCCCCTTGAAATATGTCAAGGACAA GGCCTCTAGCACCGCCTCCAGCAGCGTCAAGTCTCGACCGCCAAGCGTCGATACCATTGAGGCAATTGAAAGCCAACATAACCCGAAACGTAATTCCGGAGGAACACCCTCTAAACCGTCCATCAAACCCGCAAGCGAGACCAACGCAAAGACTATACTGGATCAACAACCGAGGCTGGTCGGCCTCAGCCAACCTTTTTTCGCGTCCAATCCGGCACGGAAGGCAAAACGGAGCACGAGGGAACAGATGGCAGCCATCGACCAGGCGATGGCTACCAAGGACAACAAGGAGATGAAGCTACGAGTGCTCGTTGCTGACGATAACTCGACAAACATTGAGGTTGTCAGCAAGATGTTGAAACTCGAGGACGTCTACGACGTCACCATAGCCAAGGACGGTCAGGAAGCGTACGACCTCGTCAAGGCAAACATGGACGACAACAAGGGCTTCGATGTCATCTTCATGGACATCCAGATGCCGAACCTCGATGGCCTGCAGTCGACAAAACTCATCCGCAAGATGGGTTACACTGCCCCCATCGTGGCGTTGACAGCGTTCTCGGAAGAGAGCAACGTAAAGGAGTGTATGGAGAGTGGCATGGACGAGTTCCTCAGCAAGCCCATCAGACGCCCTGCGCTCAAGCAAGTTCTTAAGAAATTCGCCACGATCCCAGAAGAGCCTGAAACGACGAGTTTAACCAGAAAGACGACACCAGAGCGAGCCACTCCTGAGAAACCAACACACACCAATGGCACTACAGCTCCGGATTTGAACGAGAAGGGAGATGCTATTCACCCGACCGGAAACGGGAACGCAACCGCACCGGCATCGGAGAAAATCCTATCAGAGAAGGGGTTCTGA